From the Candidatus Peregrinibacteria bacterium genome, one window contains:
- a CDS encoding tryptophan synthase subunit alpha yields MVSRTGVTGAQDNFSEAADEKIAEIRKVSDLPVALAFGVSIPEHVEKIGEKADMAIVGSAVQNIFLREDRPFLKNLSEAETFLRSLRKKASLS; encoded by the coding sequence GTGGTTTCTCGCACGGGAGTCACCGGTGCGCAAGACAATTTTTCTGAAGCGGCAGATGAAAAAATAGCAGAGATTCGAAAAGTGTCTGATCTTCCCGTTGCTCTCGCTTTTGGAGTAAGTATACCAGAACACGTAGAAAAAATAGGAGAAAAGGCAGATATGGCAATTGTTGGAAGTGCTGTGCAAAATATTTTCCTTCGAGAAGATCGCCCATTTTTGAAGAATCTTTCAGAAGCAGAAACATTCCTCCGCTCCCTTCGCAAAAAAGCGTCTTTATCTTGA